The genomic DNA ATGACGTGGTTGTGCCATCGGGCACGTTCCTGCAGCGACAGATCACGGCCGGTGCGTTCCAAAAGCTGGACATGGACCAGCTGCCCAATGCGGTCAACCTGTGGGATGTGATCCAAGACCGCACAATACAGTATGACCCTGATAATGCGTATTCCATCAACTACATGTGGGGCACGACTGGCCTTGGCGTGAATGTTGGCCGCGTACAGGAATTGTTGGGTGAAGATGCACCAATTGATTCACTTGCGTTGGTGTTTGATCCTGCCAACATGGAAAAACTGGCCGAATGTGGTGTGCATTTTCTTGATGCCCCCGGTGAGATGATCCCCGCCGCGTTGCAGTATTTGGGCGAAGATCCCGACAGCAAAGACCCCGATGTCATTGCGCGCACCGCCGAAGTTTTCGCCGGCGTACGTCCCTATATTCAGAAATTCCATTCTTCTGAATACATCAACGCGCTTGCCAATGGTGACATCTGTGTGGCGTTCGGCTGGTCCGGTGACATTCTGCAAGCCCGTGATCGCGCGGCTGAGGCCGACAATGGCGTCGAAATTGCCTACAACGCCCCCTCCGAAGGCGCGCTGATGTGGTTTGACCAAATGGCGATCCCAGTGGACGCACCTAACGTCGAACAAGCGCATATTTTCCTGAACTTCATTCTGGATGCACAAAATGCGGCCGCCGCGTCGAACTATGTGTATTATGCCAACGGAAATTCCGCATCGACGGAGTTTCTGATTGAAGACGTGATCGGTGACACGGCGATCTATCCAGATGCCGCAACGCTTGAAAACCTTTATACGACGACGCCCTACGATGCGCGTGTACAGCGGGTCGTAACGCGCCTGTGGACAACGGTTAAGTCCGGCCAGTAAGATTTTGATCCCTCGCGTCTTTTTGGGCGCGGGGGATTTTTTATTTGGGAACGAATGATGGCGCAATCTAAACCGAATGTAATTTTTGCCCCGTGGAATGATCCGGCGCAAAAGCCGCTGATCCAGTTCAAGAACGTCACCAAACGCTTTGGTGATTTTACGGCCATCGACAACCTGACCCTTGATATTTATGCGCAAGAATTCTTTGCGTTGCTGGGTCCGTCCGGCTGCGGCAAGACCACGTTGATGCGGATGTTGGGCGGTTTTGAAACCCCCACCGAAGGTCAGATATTTCTTGATGGGGTCGACATTGGCCCCGTCCCGCCCAACCAACGCCCCGTGAACATGATGTTTCAGTCCTATGCGCTGTTCCCGCATCTGACAGTCTGGGAAAACATCGCGTTCGGATTGAAACGATCCGACATGCCAAAAAACCAAATTGGTGACCGCGTTGAAAAAATGCTCAAGCTGACGCAGCTGGGTAAATTCGCCAAACGCAAGCCGCACCAGATTTCGGGCGGCCAGCGCCAGCGTGTCGCCCTTGCGCGCTCGCTCGCAAAAGCACCGAAGTTGTTGCTACTAGATGAACCGCTTGGTGCGCTCGACAAAAAGCTTCGCAATG from Octadecabacter antarcticus 307 includes the following:
- a CDS encoding polyamine ABC transporter substrate-binding protein, which codes for MKNVTKLSGVIALALAASAVSADEVRVYNWSDYIDEELLQKFEDETGIDLIYDVFDSNEVLETKMLSGGSGYDVVVPSGTFLQRQITAGAFQKLDMDQLPNAVNLWDVIQDRTIQYDPDNAYSINYMWGTTGLGVNVGRVQELLGEDAPIDSLALVFDPANMEKLAECGVHFLDAPGEMIPAALQYLGEDPDSKDPDVIARTAEVFAGVRPYIQKFHSSEYINALANGDICVAFGWSGDILQARDRAAEADNGVEIAYNAPSEGALMWFDQMAIPVDAPNVEQAHIFLNFILDAQNAAAASNYVYYANGNSASTEFLIEDVIGDTAIYPDAATLENLYTTTPYDARVQRVVTRLWTTVKSGQ
- a CDS encoding ABC transporter ATP-binding protein, with the translated sequence MMAQSKPNVIFAPWNDPAQKPLIQFKNVTKRFGDFTAIDNLTLDIYAQEFFALLGPSGCGKTTLMRMLGGFETPTEGQIFLDGVDIGPVPPNQRPVNMMFQSYALFPHLTVWENIAFGLKRSDMPKNQIGDRVEKMLKLTQLGKFAKRKPHQISGGQRQRVALARSLAKAPKLLLLDEPLGALDKKLRNETQFELMDIQESTGTTFVIVTHDQEEAMTVASRVAVMVDGQLAQVATPDQIYEAPVSTYVADFIGDVNLISGKSSPTDGGMDVHWDDNQPAIHVTTDSPLAARTLCHFAIRPEKVSISAEKPDAMNIMKGKIIDIAYLGNISTYHVEIAAGVIFKAQATNNRRLSRRTYTWEDEVYLSWTDTAGVVLTE